atggataaagaaactgtggaatatatacatgatggaatatagttcagccacaaagaataataatattatggtatttgcagataaatggatggagctggagaatatcatgctaagtaaaataaactaatcctaaaaaagcaaaggctgaatgttttctctgataagtaggtGATGATACAGAATGGGggtcgggggtggggggtgagaggagaaaggaagaactttagattacatagagggaaatgagagggaggaggggaaggggatatgaaagatggtggaatgagacagacatcattaccctatgtttatgtatgattacacgaatggtatgaatctacattgtacacaaccctagaaatgaaaagttgcaccccatttgtgtacagtgaatcaaactgcagtctgtaaatattaaaaaaaagaagataagcCTTAAAAACAttagcagaaaataaataaatgaataggtaGAACAAATACtgaatacaataaatataaactaCTTCAACTGTCTTAACAGAATTAAACTAGATATCAATAGCAAAACAGTGTCAGATAAATCTCCTTAATATAtgcaatttagaaaatattttgtatcaaacgaagatgaaaatacaaaatagtaaaatttataaGATGACCATGGATACACAGTAAGAAGGTGATatgaaaatggaggcagagattggagttaTGCCCTTTACCAGGAATCCCAGCAATTTTCAACAACTAGGAAGCTAAGGCAGACACATAGGTTGTTTCTCCCTCAGAGCCAATAGAAGATATCAACCCTACCAAGTCCTTCATTTCAGACTTCTCACTTCCTCAGCTCTATAGAGCCAGCTTGAGTATGatcaggaaaacattttatagCTATAAACAACTGTAGTAATGGGGGAACGTGGCAGAAGAGCATTTGGAATGAATGGTCCCAGAGTTTAACAGAAACTGAGAGAGTTGCATAGAGAAGGTTTCTctagaaaaatctttaaatatgaCAAGAGTTGTCACTTGAGGAGAAATTTGTTTCTACTATTACATTAACCCATTggctttatatttgaaaaaatgctgtAAATGGTTTTGACATGTAATAGTCACTCTTCCTTGTTTTTCTGAGTTATGTGTCAAGAGACTGTCAGAAATCATCAAGTATCTAACACAGGGCAAGATTCCGCTGGGCCATGCTACAGTGTCACCATGAAAGAGAAGACAGCAAGATATCTTTGGAGTGATGTCATGCAGGTTTATTCTAAATGCATTAAAATTGGGCAAATGCATATCTCCACTGGAAAACTTAAGATTCTGAGCTAGATTATGGGCTCTAACTACAAAGAGTGATATGATGTGATAAAAGATCTTATgtaacatttcctttaaaaattattcttagaaaACTGAAAAGTTGTAACCCTCCCAAATTGGGGTTAAACCCTGCCTAGTTTTcaagataaagaaagaatatcTCCAAAACTAATGTTTGAAGGATTAATTTAAGGAAGCTCATAGAGGAAGTATTACAGGATTAAAttaacatatgagaaaaaaagagtatcaaaaaataatgtttctattttaggaaattagaaaataagaaaatgaaagtaaaaggaaggaaggaaggaaggaaaaaaggaaggaaggaaggaaggaaggaaggaaggaaggaaggaaggaaaggaaaggaaagaaggaaggaagaaagtccAAATCAGGCAGaggtaagaaaataataaaagaacataaaacaagCAAGAATACCACTACAGGTACTACTGATATTAACAGAATAATAAGAGAATGCTAAGGACAATTCCATGCCCAGAAATTagataacttagatgaaatgagTCAGTTCAACCAAAGacataaataatgtaaaaacaaaacaaatcaaaccaaacaaaacagaagagaaaaacctcacttaaaaagaaacaggtaatcTGAATACACCTATACCTATTACATAAATTGAAACTGTAGTTAAAATTCTTCCCAATTTAAAAAAGTTCTTCCATGGCTAGGTAGTGTCATTGGTGAATTGTGAAAAGCATTTAAGGAAGAGCCAGGTAtgcattcctgtaattccagtggctggggaggctgaggcaggaagatcacaatttcaaagccagcctcagcgacttagtgaggccctaagcaactcagtgagatcctgtctctaaataaaataattaaaaagagctgggatgtggctcagtagttaagcatctctgggttcaatcaccagtaccaaaaaacaaaaacaaaaacaaaaacaaaaacattaaggaagaaattatagaaattctACACAATCACTTCCAGAATTTAGACAAGAAGGCAAAACTCCTCAACTTATTTTATAAggccaataaaaacaaaatccaccAAAGATGACACAAGAAAACCTCAGATAAATTTTGCTAATCTCTACAAATACAAAACTCTTCAATGAAACCTTAGGAAATCAAATTCAACAACATATAACTAGCACTACATATCATGACTAAATTGGATTTATGTTGAGAATCCAGAGCTGGTAGAACATTTGAAAATCTGTGATTTCATATATTAGCACACTAGAGTAGAAAAACTAAATGgtcatggattaaaaaaaattgccaaactcAACATCAATATATGACATTTTCGGCAGACTACCAAATTTGGTATAATGCCCTGTTAAACAGTGCTCGTCATGCCATTATCAGGCACTTGCTTCAACCTTCAATTTCACTGTGTGGAGCATTATTGTCCCAGTGTCTGTGACACTGGCCTATAGTCTGCATCCCTCAGGGTCTGGTACAAGGACCCTGGGCCCTGTGCCCGACAGACAGTAGTCAGGTCAAGAGAATTGAACCCTTATGTGAAGACTGACTAGCCAGATATTTCTGCCTTTAAAGGTGAGTCGAAGGGCCTCTTGGAAAATCATACCAAGggaatttctgagtgcagcctagttgtaaggcagcagcaaaggaggtgTGGCCTGGTGGGTGGAGTGAGCACAGGCCATGTTTCCTCTCTTGCTAGCCCTTTCCAGGCCTCCATCCCACATGTTGAGTGATTGGCTCTGTCTTCTCTAGGGATCACAGCAGCCAGCCACCTCCACTTAGAAGTCAAACATCCCAGGATCTTTTAATTGGGTTTTTAGAGTGAGCTTTTTAGAACATAAACTAGATCATGACATTCTCTCGCTTTAAACTCTCCAGTAAATTcgaattacatataaaatacaatacaaaCTCTTTTCTCTGGTTTACAAGGCTATATTCAATCTGGCTCTTGCCTAGCCTTCAGCAACAATTTATTCTTCTCAAGGCACACTGGTTTTTGTTCTGTTCCTAGAGTTCACAATCTCATTCTTACCCATGGTGGGACTggagaagttttatttcttattttcaaatctgtACGTCTTTTATTTGCTTTAGTTGCCTTTTACATTTGTTAGAATGTCTAGGGTGATGTTGATGTGACTGTTAATATTGTTGCCTTGTTTTTGATCTTATGATGTTAGGTGTAGGTTCCATAGAGAAAACCTTAGGGATGTTAAGAATGGTCTTTAATTCTTAATGACAATTATCAAAATTATAAGCAATAATAactgttggccaggatgtggggaaagaggtgcACTTATGCTTTGCTGGTGGAACTACAGATTGCTgaaatcactctggaaagcagtatggagatgcctcagaaagcttggaatggaatcatcatttgacccggctatcccactcctcagttatacccaaagcacttaaaatcagcatactacagtgactcagccacatcgaCGTTTACAGAAgctcaacctagatgcccttcaacagatgaatggggaaagaaactatggtatatatacacaatggaatattactcagccttaaaaaagaataaaattatggcatttgcaggtaaatggatggaactggagaatatcatgctaagtgaaataagtcaaacccaaaaaaccaaaggatggatgttttctctgataagtggttgctGATATGAAATGGaggagggtagggaagaatgaactttggattgggcacaggggagtgaggggagggggagtatgggggtgggaaggatggtggaaccAGACGGACATTATTACTACcccatgtacatatgtgattacacAACTAGTGTGACTCTGTattgtgtacagccagagaagttgtgctccatttgtgtacaatgtgtcaaaaatgcattctactgtcatgtataactaattagaacaaattttttaaaaaataaaattcaaaaaagcaAGGTACAAAAAGTGCATTGCAAAGGAAGATTTTGTATGGATGACTTGATGATAATGAAGACAATGACAAGTCATTATGGTGTGTTCCTAAGGACACTGTGAAGTGAAATATGGAGAGCAACCCAGAGTGTGACCCAATATTACTCAGAGCAAACTTGAAGGGTCAACATACATAACTCCTCAGGTTTGCCCAAAACCCATCCTCAGGAAACACATGAGGAGTGTACTGTACTCTGTCCAGCCCTTTCCTGTCCCCAACTGGAAATCTAAAGTTACACCAGTCATTCCACTCATAACTTTTATAACCTTTGCCAAGTCACTTAGTCTCTGCATGTCctagctttttcattttttcctagaaGTATCCCTATGTGGATTTGCAGATAAGGGTTCAGGTAAATAACCATTAAGAACAGttcttttgttgttaattttttaaattaaatttttaatttgttctaattaattttacatgatagtagagtgcacttatgcattttgataagtcatacataaatggagtatgatttctcacttttctgattgtacatattgtaggatcacattggtcatgcagtcatttatgtacatgaggtaacaatgtctgtttcactctactatacACAAGAACAGTTTATGTAGTTCTACAGCATATGtcataaatcaattattttctgtGCATAATTACTTCTGGGAATGTAAATTCTACAGACACTTACTTGTCAGTCTTATCTGCTATTTCTGTAagggaaggttaaaaaaaaaaaaaccaaaaacaaacaaacaaacacaaaaaaaaacatacatgCCTACCTACCACTGGAGAGCCCCAGCATCTCCTCTTGTGACAAAAGTGACCACTTctcaattttttccccaaaattaaagACGAAAGTCATGGTTGCAGAGGATAGGAGAATTAAAACAACAttgcatttttttcactttaattttacagaaagaagtatattatttggcaattagtttttctgttaaaaatacactcactgataagcagatgaggacatataatggggggtgggaggtgttagcattagggttagggttaggtttagggttagggataaggagggtggtaagaatggaggaaggaaggactgtatagagggaaaaggggtgggaggggtgagggggaagggaaaaaaataacagaatgaatcaaacaacattatcctatgtaaatttatgattacacaaatggtatgccttgactccatgtacaaacagagaaacaacatgtatcccatttgtttacaataataaaaaaattaaaaaaatactaagcatattttaaaaattgtgcttaCTGATGTTTCTGAGGGATCAAAATAGTTTAATAAGATTACAATTACTGGTTAAAAACTGTTTATCATCTTAATACAAAAAAGGCAGGTGAATAAAGTTCACAtatgtttaataaaattcaatagtTCTGATATGCATATTTAAATGTCTGACTTTCATTTAGCTCTTTAGTGATCTTAAATATCCTTGTTTCCAGTGTggtagaattttatatatatgaagacGTTGATGTCTGAGGTAAACAACAGACTACAGGCCAAATCCAATCCACCTCCTGTTTTGATCAGTCTATAAACTAAAaggctttatttttcctctttaatatttttaatggctAAAAATATCAAGACATGATATTTCTTTGcacataatattttatgaaattccaATTTCACTGAccatagataaaattttattggagctGGGACACCTTCAGAGCAATAGAAATAAGGGGAGCCAACATGACCTGGGGGTCCTGATTGATTTTGGCGACATCCTTCTCATAGCTGTCGATGTACAGTTGAATGGTGGCCCCTGCACTCCCAGTGCCACTTAGTCGGAAGATGATGTGAGAACCGTCTGCAAAAATGAGCCGCAAGCCCTGATTTCTTGAAATGCTTCCATCCACAGCGTCACTGTATTCAAAGTTACCAGCTTTCTCCACAATGTAGACTTTGTCACCCGCAGAGAACTGCTTCCCCACAAAACATCAGGGTCTCCAGGTCCTTCATCATCTTGTTTGCGCCCTCTGCTTCCACCTCCTCGTAATCATACCTGGTGAAGAAGTTCCGGTCATACTTTTGCCAATGATCTTTGAGAATGTCCTCCACGCTCTGTTTGCGGGTGGCCAGAATGGAAAGCCAAGCGAGGACAGCCCACAGTCCATCTTTCTCACGGATGTGGTCAGAACCAGTGCCGAAGCTCTCCTCCCCACAGAGGGACAGTTTGCTTTCACCCACTAAATTCCCCCAAAACTTCCAGCCAGTTGGGGGCTCGTACAAAGCGATCTTCGTAGCGTTAGCCGCCCGACCCAGAGCACCACCTGTGGGCATGCTGCGTACAAAACCGCGGACCTCGGTGTGCTGGAAATACGGAATGCTGAAGATGTTGGCAGCGATGACAGCCACAGAGTCTGAAGGGTTCACAAAGAACCCATGCTTGCCCAGAATCATGTTTCGATCCCCATCTCCATCGAGGGCAGCCCCAAAGTCATGCTCTCCAGACTTCATGGTCTCCACCAGGTCAGCTGCATAAGTGAGGTTGGGGTCAGGGGGATGGCCTCCAAAATCCTCCAGGAGAACACAGTTTACGGCTGAGTTTGCTGGGGTACCGAGTTCTTCACAGAAGATCTTCTTTACATATGGCCCCACACTCCATGCATGGCATCTATACGGATCTTTAGTCGGTTTGGACCAGAAAGTTCTTTTAGTGCATTGAAATCAAAGATGTTTCTCAGCACTGTGGCGTAAGCTTCCACTGAATCCACAATTTCCACTGTGAAGGGCTTTAACTTGTTTTCCAGGTCAAACTGTTGCTTACCCAGAACACCAAGGTCCATTTTCAGATCAGGGCAAATTGCATACTCTTCGATTGTCTTGCTGATTTGGAAGATTTTATCAGTTATCGCTTCTGGAGAAGGACCTccattagaaatattaaatttgattCCAAAATCTCCGTTGGGTCCCCCTGGGTTGTGGCTGGCTGTCAGAATGATCCCACCACTGGCTTTGATTTTTCTAATGGTGCAGGATGCAGCAGGGGTGGAGAGAATTCCATCCTGTCCAATAACCAAGCGACCAACCCCGTTGGCGGCGGCGATGCGGACGATGAGCTGGATGGCCTCCTCCATGTGGAACCTGCAGTCCACGCCCGCCACCAGGGTGGCCTCCTGCCGCTGCCCGGGTTCCACCGTGGAGATGATACTCTGGATGAAATTCTCGCGTAGTTGGCGTTGCCCTGGAACATCTTCACTCGCTTCCGCAGCCCGCTTGTGCCCGGCTTTTGGTCAGGGTACGCCTGGGTCTTAACAGGATTTTCACCACGATGGCGACTCGCTGCCTGGCGCTGGCGCGGACACTGCTACCCGAGGGGCGGCCGCGGCTGGGGCTGCTGTCGCTCTCTGCAATATATTCTAACTGgctctttacaaaaaaaaaaaaaaaaaaaaaaaaaaaaaaaaaaaaaaagaaaaagaaaaagaaagaaaagaaaagaaaaaaaaattcttgatctACATCTTTTTCACATCTGAAATTTCCTATCTCTGCTTTTTgtctttcatctcattttctaTCCTAAAAGTTGTTAGaacaaaaatgttaacattttataataactTGCTTTATTTACtacatataaatggaaaatgtcaAGGTAATAGTGCTGTTTAATATTTAGCATATGAGAGAAGGCTATGGAACCTGGTGGAACCCATTCTGTCATGCTACTTCATAAGACATTCTACATCCCTTAAAAATATCAGGTAGACACTACTTTGTTACCCAATTTAAAACATAGCATTCAATTGAAAGAACTaatactacatatttttaaaagtatttcagaatTCATATTCTTTAGTCATTAAAACTGGGCATTCTTCCTCATATTTAGTGTGAATATTTAGGCTTCATTGTATTGGTTTCACaatacaatatgtacaatcagaaaaaagagaaattatactctatttaatataatttatcaaaatgcataaatgcattctactgcgaGGTAtgattaattagaacaaataaaaaattaatgacaaaagaATAAAGTCCTATCCATTTATgacaaaaaaatggaatttaaaaaagtggtggcggtgtagctcagtggtaaagcaccaaggttccatccccagtactacaaaaataaataaataaactacatcAAATTTATTTGTGAATCTCTTCACAtcagttcatttcttttcactCTATTATACTTCCTGGCCCCACCCCACTGGTGTTTATCTGAACTTGAGAAGAGCCTCTGGGAGAATCAAGATTGATGCACTCAAGCccctttccattttgttcttcacacTATACCAGCAGAAATGTTGAAGAAAGCAAATCTGGTCACACACCttggtgtgatgtttcccaattcaatcatcacctaaGCTGCCCTGCATGCTCCCGTGCTCTGGGCTGTCAACAGCCATCATTCCCTGTGGCTGGTAGGGCCCTAGGAGAGACTGCTGACTCTGCAAAATCCCGGGAGAGCCCAGACTTGGAGGAGCGGTTTGGCAGGGCAATGCCGCTGGGGACTGTGCTAAGCTGGACCCACACGTCCTCCTGCACCCCTCGGATCCTCCTGGGTCAACTCGAGCTGGTGGGGCTAACTGCCCGCAGCACGATCTGGGTGGCCTGGCGGCCATGAGGCCTGGTGCGGCCAGACGAGGACAACGCCACCTAGCGGACCTGGAGGGTAGTGCGGGCTGCCAGGCTTCAGCGCGTTCCCTAGTCCTGGCAGGAGGTGGTTGTATTGCAGGCGCGCAGGACCGCGCCCCGAACGCACCCTGCCTCTTCTCCTGGGGAACATGTGAGGATCGCATTTCTTGAAAGCACTAGGCCCTTGGGACTCGCTCCCTTCGTCTTCCCACTTTCCATCGCAGCTGGGCCGGCGCCCACCTGGAATCTCCGTCTGAAGCGGAGGGGACCGGAAGCGTCTGGTTGCCATGGACACCGTGACCTCATCGTGCTGTCCTGCCGCCTTTCCGTGACATCAGGCGGTGTCCGCAGCGCAGCCAGGATGTCAGGGAAGCCACTCATCAAAACCCCTGTTGCCCAAGGCCCAGAAGCAGCCCCTGGGGACAGAAGCAAAGTGCGTTCTTTTACCAGAGCCTTCGATCTCGGCGCTCTTCATTCCCAAACTGCCCGATGCCAGCCCCTCCGGATTTGAATATTGTAGTTCTCGCCTCTTTTGCtgtcatgtcacaggagcactggaaaCCAAGTGAGGTATTTCTTTGAAAAGGATCCAAACGAGAATAGATGGATTTTATACGGAATCGAATGACTGAGATTTCAGTGGAAATCTGCAACTAATCtcactgtaatgaatcttgagaggaattGCAGCAAACATACCTACTGGACGTTTGAAAATtggatgtggattttttttttctgccaggaAATATTGTTCGTGTAATCACAGACCATGTGAGccctcacctcttccctttgcctaTTTCTATTTACAGAtggggtctggctaaattgcttaggatttCCATAATTTAGGGAAACTGGCTATacccttatttcacttagcatgatattctccaattccatccattcatctgcaaatgtcataatatcattcttctttatggctgaataacatttcattgtgtatatataccactgttaaagggcatctaggttggttctaccatctagctattttgaattgagctgctataaacattgatgtgactgtgttactgtagtatgccaattttaagtcctttgggtataaaacgaggagtgggataactgggtcaaaacgtgggtccattccaagttttttgaggattctccacactgctttccagagtgactgcaccaatttactattccaccagcaatgaaaaagtgtgcctttttccccacatccacaccaacatctataattgtttgtgttcttaataatagccattctaattggagtaagatgaaatcatagttgttttaatttgcatttctctaattactagagatgttgaacacattttcatattttttaatcacctgtatgtcttcttatgtaaagtgtctgtccagttccttcacccatttattaattggattctttgtattttggtgtagagttttgtaagttctttataaattttggagataagtgctctacctgaagtgcaTGTGTAAAtgattttcccccactctgtaggctgtcttctcaaattattgattgtatcctttgctgtgaaaaagctttttaatttaagtccatcccatttattgattttgctttgatatcttgtgctttgggagtcttgttaaggaagtctgatcctaagccaacatgatgaagattcagacctattttatcttctatttggtgcagggtctctggtctaattcctgagtccttgatccattttgagttgcgttttgtgcagggtgagagatagaggtttaatttcattttactgcatatggttttccagttttcccagcaccattttttgaacaggttatcttttctccattgtatgtttttagcgcctttgtctagtatgaggtaactgtattactgtgggtttgtctctttgtcttctattctgtaccattggtctgcctgtctattttggtgccaataccatgccatttttgttactatggctctgtagtatagtttaagttctggtattgtgatacttcctgcttcacttttcctgttcGGGATTTTTTTGGCTATTAGTGATTGCTTTCACTATTTCTATGAgcaatgtcattgggattttaactgtaattgcattgaatgtgtatagcacctttggtaggatggccattttgacaatattaattctgcttattcaagaacatgggaggatTTTCAATGGAAGTGCATGTTTGAGAGTTCAATGGATATGACTTTCTGAACTA
This genomic stretch from Sciurus carolinensis chromosome 12, mSciCar1.2, whole genome shotgun sequence harbors:
- the LOC124961334 gene encoding LOW QUALITY PROTEIN: phosphoglucomutase-1-like (The sequence of the model RefSeq protein was modified relative to this genomic sequence to represent the inferred CDS: inserted 5 bases in 4 codons), producing the protein MAVDSPEHGSMQGSLESDSSPSRGRPSGSSVRASARQRVAIVVKIXVKTQAYPDQKPGTSGLRKRVKMFQGNANYXENFIQSIISTVEPGQRQEATLVAGVDCRFHMEEAIQLIVRIAAANGVGRLVIGQDGILSTPAASCTIRKIKASGGIILTASHNPGGPNGDFGIKFNISNGGPSPEAITDKIFQISKTIEEYAICPDLKMDLGVLGKQQFDLENKLKPFTVEIVDSVEAYATVLRNIFDFNALKELSGPNRLKIRIDAMHGXVGPYVKKIFCEELGTPANSAVNCVLLEDFGGHPPDPNLTYAADLVETMKSGEHDFGAALDGDGDRNMILGKHGFFVNPSDSVAVIAANIFSIPYFQHTEVRGFVRSMPTGGALGRAANATKIALYEPPTGWKFWGNLVGESKLSLCGEESFGTGSDHIREKDGLWAVLAWLSILATRKQSVEDILKDHWQKYDRNFFTRYDYEEVEAEGANKMMKDLETLMXFVGKQFSAGDKVYIVEKAGNFEYSDAVDGSISRNQGLRLIFADGSHIIFRLSGTGSAGATIQLYIDSYEKDVAKINQDPQVMLAPLISIALKVSQLQ